The sequence below is a genomic window from Lolium perenne isolate Kyuss_39 chromosome 4, Kyuss_2.0, whole genome shotgun sequence.
ttttcgcagatttttctgagttcccTACAGAgatatctactcaaattcgtgacagctagaaatctgtttctgcgcagaaatccaaatctagtatcaaccttactatcaaaaactttacttggcacaacaatgcaataaagtaaagataaggataggttgctacagtagtaaaaacttccaagacacaaatataaaacaaaaattgcagaaataaaataatgggttgtctcccataagcgcttttctttaacgcctttcagctaggcgcagaaagtgtaaatcaagtattatcaagagatgaagcatcaacagaggagttgggagttttctcaacaatgcattgtatcttatctatgtaagtttcagaggctcctctttcattacttttaggcttactatcctcctcaaataaattttcaggaacaatccaatcaaaattcttttctagtgcctcatgcattcctaagagcttataaggtattggtactttaatctccccctcacaattaaaTTTATTAGTGCACTTTAGTCTATctctttccatcttttcaaggtcattttcaaaattggtataaaagtcaagcatcttatgtttaataaagacttttctagcttctctagctacatcaccaaattctttaagaagggtttctaaaacaaaatctctcttttctcctacttccatatcagagagtgtaagaaacatatgttgcattatagggttaagattaacaaatctagcttccaacatgtgtactaaagaggcagtagcaatttcataagtaggagcaagttctaccaagtgtctatcttcaaaatctttaactgtactaacatgagtgaaaaattcttctatattatctcttccaatgatagacccacgccctactgatatatctttcaaagtgaacttaggggaaagcatgatgaaataaacaaaaagtaaataaagtaaatgcaagtaactaattttttgtgtttttgatataaagaaagcaaacaaaacagaaaataaaataaagtaaagcaagacaataaacaaagtaaagagattggatgtgagagactccccttgcagcgtgtcttaatctccccggcaacggcgccagaaaaagagttgctagcgtgcagttgacgtgggagttagaaatctccgtggtgtaacttttcttcaggtccccgacaacggcgccagaaaaatagcttgataaCGTGTGaaccacacgtccgttgggaaccccaagaggaaggtgtgatgcgtacagcaacaagttttccctcagtaagaaaacaaggttatcgaaccagtaggatatgAAGGCcaggtgaaggttgttggtgaaggagtgtagtgcggcgcaacaccagggattccggcgccaacgtggaacctgcacaacacaatcaaaatactttgccccaacttaacagtgaggttgtcaatctcgccggcttgctgtaaacaaaggattaaaacgtatggtgtggagaatgatgtttgtttgcaaagaacagcagagaacaatgattgcagtagattgtatttcagatgtaaaagaatggaccggggtccacagttcactagtggtgtctctccaataagataaatagcatgttgggtgaacaaattacagttgggcaattgacaaatagagagggcatagcaatgcacatacatatcatgatggctAATAtgggatttacttagggcattacgacaaagaacatagaccgctatccagcatgcatctatgcctaaaaagtccaccttcgggttagcatccgcaccccttccagtattaagttgcaaacaacagacaattgcattaagtactgtgcgtaatgtaaacaatacaaatatccttagacaaagcattgttgttttatccctagtggcaacaacacatccataaccttagaactttctcacacatcgtcctgcattcaatggaggcatgaacccactatcgagcataaatactccctcttggagtcacaagtatcaacttggccagagcctctactagcaatggagagcatgcaagatcataaacaacacatatatgatagatcaataatcaacttgacatagtattccatattcatcggatcccaacaaacacaacatgtagcattacaaatagatgatcttgatcatgataggcagctcacaagatctaaacatgatagcacaagaggagaagacaaccatctagctactgatatggacccatagtccaaggatgaactactcacgcatcagtccggaggcgggcatggtgatgtagagtcctccggatgatgattcccctctccgacagggtgccggaggcgatctcctgaatcccccgagatgggattggcggtggcggcgtctttggaacttttctcgtatcgtggctctcggtaatagggttttcacgacggagagaataaataggcgaaggggtagagtcaggggacgctcgaggggcccaccccatagggcggcgcgcccccctcttggtcgcgccgccaggtggtgtggggccccctcggctcctctccgtctctccttcggtgttctggaacaatccgtggaaaataaggccgtgggattttgtttcgtccaattccgagaatatttcctgtgtaagatttctgaaaacaaaaacagcagaaaacaggaactggcgcttcggcatctagttaataggttagtgccggaaaatgcataaaaaatgatataaagtgtatattaaacatgtgagtattgtcataaaactagcatggaacataagaaattatagatacgtttgagacgtatcaggcgtccccagaaacatggttaccgctcaacaagcaacttataagaaataagatacataagcgacatattctttactacaatagtttttaggctactttcccatgagctatgtattgcaaagacaaggaataaattttttaaaggtagcacacaagctatttacttggaatggcagaaaaataccacatagtaggtagttacggtggacacaaatggcataagttttggctcaaggttttggatgcacgagaagcattccctctcagtacaaggctttggctagcaaggttgtttgacgcaaacacaagtatgaaccggtacaacaaaacttacataagaacatattgtaagcattataagactctacactgtcttccttgttgctcaaacacttttaccagaaaatatctagaccttagagagaccaatcatgcaaaccaaatttcaacaagctctacggtagttctccactaataggtttaaaccacatgatgcaagagcttaaacatgatctatttgagagctcaaaacaattgccaagtatcaaattattcaagacaatataccaattatcacatgaagcattttctgtttccaaccaaatagcaataagtgcagcagctttcagcttttgccatgaacattaaaagtaaaacgaagaacacaagtgttcaaatgaaaaagcggagcgtgtctctctcccacacaagcatgataggatccgatttattcagagaactaagataacaaaatgaaaaataaaagcacacacacgctccaagtaaagcacatatgatgtgaaggaataaaaatatagattcactagaggtgacctgataagttgttgatgaagaaggggatgccttgggcatccccaagcttagatgcttgagtcttcttgaaatatgcttgggtgacccacgggggcatccccaagcttagacttttcactcttcttgatcatattatatcatcctcctctcttgatccttgaaaacttccttcacaccaaactcaaaacaatctcattagagggttagtgcataatcaaaaattcacatgttcagcgaggacacaatcattcccaacacttctggacattacccaaagttactgaaatttaatggagcaaagaaatccactcaaacacagtaaaagaggcaatgcgaaataaaaggtagaatctgtcaaaacagaacagtccgtaaagacaaattttttcgaggcacttaacatgctcgatcagatgaagaagctcaaattgaatgaaagttgcgtacatatctgagtattactcatgaatttttgcagattttttagactctcctacagagagatcaactcaaattcgtgacagccaaaaatctgtttctgtgcagaaatccaaatctagtatcaactttactatcaaagaatttacttggcacaaaaatgcaataaaataaagataaggagaggttgctacagtagtaacaacttccaagacacaacaaaatagtagcaaaataaaagcatgggttatctcccaagaagtgctttctttatagccattaagatgggctcagcaattttaatgatgctctcgcaagaaataagagttgaagcaaaagagagcatcaaaagcaaataagaaacacttttaagtctaacccacttcctatgaaaaggaatcttgtacacaaataaattcatgaagaacaaagtgacaagcataggaagataaaacatgagtaacttcaaaattttcagcatgtagagaggtgttttagtaccatgaaaatttatacaaccatatttttctctctcataataatttccaatagcatcatcaacaaactcaacaatataactatcacataaagcattcttattcacatgcataaaagtatcattactctccacataagcataattaattttattagtaatagtgggagtaaaactatcacaaccatcattgtaatcatcataaattgcaggcatggtataatcataataaactttatcctccatagtaggtggcaccaaaataccactatcattataatcatcataaatgggaggcaaagtatcatcaaagaaaattttcagctaaaaacttgggggactaaaaatatcacaaccaacttccccaagcttaaattcttccatagcattagcaataatagtgttcaaagagttcatgctaataacattgcaacaactattttgcaaacaaagttccatgggttttttaattctctcttcaaacacatcatgtcctaattcaatataaagttcataaagatctctatttttttgatgttttccattaagcctaactagtgaaataaaaacaagaaacaaaaagatgcaattgcaggatctaaagaagatagcttcgagcactcacacaccggcaacagtgctaggaaatagcttagtagtcggaggatgtgaataccttttaccttacctccatcACTGCAAGAATCGCGctttaaaatagcttgatgtctacgcacgcttctattcctgtagacagtgttgggcatccaagagcagaggtttgtagaacaacagcaagtttcccttaagtgaatcacccaaggtttatcgaactcagggaggtagaggtcaaagatatccctctcaagcaaccctgcaattaagacacaagaagtctcttgtgtccccaacacacctaatacacttgtcagatgtataggtgcactagtttggcataaagatagtgaaataaaagtaatatggatgattgtaagtagtaattgcaatctgaaataaaaatggcagcaagcgaacatgtagcagaacttgttggaaatggtgtttcaatgcttagaaacaaggcctagggatcatactttcactagtggacactctcaacaatgatcacataactgaataaataaatgctactctctaacactgtcttgttggataacaaacaccattcattgtgtagggctacaaaagcacacctcaagccggagtgaacaagctccacaacttcataaaggaaccacacacgatgcgcacactgtcgccatcacaccgtggagagtgaatccggagttcatattaaagtaacctctagagtgcataatagaccgttgcaatttagaccgagtactaacatagcatacacactgtcaccaatagctatgaaagggggaatagatcacatcaatactatcatagtaatagttaacttcataatctacaagagattacaatcataacctatgccaagtactaaatgatgaacacactgtcaactttacatcatggaggaggaatagactactttaataacatcactagagtagcacatagattaatagtgatacaaagcttatgatcacataaagatcacaccatgggagagagatgaaccacatagctaccggtagagccctcagcctcgggggagaactactccctcctcatcatgggagacagcaacggcgatgaagatggcggtggtgtcgatgaagatgacttccgggggcacttccccgtcccggcggcgtgccggaacagagattatgtcccccgaaacttgtcttcgcgatggcggcggctacggaactcttcgtgaaaTATCGTCGACTatgttagggttttcggagacggaggaatatataggcgaaagggcgatgtcggtggagtctcgaggggcccaccccatatggtggcgcggccaggggtggggccgcgcccccctagggtttggccgcctcgtggctcctctttgtctcctcttcggtgttctggaagccttcgtggaaaataagaccgtgggcttttgtttcgtccaattctgagaatatttccggtgtaggatttctgaaaccaaaaacagcagaaaacaggaactgacgcttcggcatcttgttaatagtttagtcccggagaatgcataaaaatgatataaagtgtatataaaacatgtaggtattgtcataaaactagcatggaacattagaaattatagatacgttggaggacGTATCAGCCAGCTGGGCACATGTCctagttttttaaaaaaaaactgcaaaaacaagttactaGAAGTAGTCGAGACAAGCGCACGCAATTAATAAATTATTGGTAGCGAGGCGAGCGCGCACGCGACTAGTACCTGTCATACTAGTCGCGTGCAGGGTTAGCACACGGCTGGTAGGGCCTTACCACTGGCGAGGGGCCAGCGACTGGTAGTCAAAAATGGCACGCGACTGGTACGCGCCATGGCGTGGATGACGCGCAGATCGAAGACGAtggcgacgttgtcgatgatgtccCACGCGATGGTGGCGAAGACGATCCAAGGGATGCGGCCGTGATAGCCTACCGAGGAAGGCGCAACAGCCAGCCAAGGGCCACGATAAACTACCATTGAGGTTGCGACAGCCTGCCGAGGCAGGCGCGGCAGCGACGGAGGGAGGTGCACGTGCGCGGTGTAAAACGTCAATGCCGATGTCGGAGTAGAGGCGCACGAAGATGATGGCGGTGGGCGAgtcaatccgatctatgatcggtaaaatcAAAAAAACGCCGGTCGAGTGACCGGCGgacaaaaagaaaaccaatctacagATTGGAAAAGAAGAGATGTCAGGACAGCCGATCAACCGATCGGCGGACGAACACTCATACGGGTTGCGCAGCCCCCGGAGTAGATCATGGAAATCGATCTCTCCGGGGGCAGCGCGGCGCGGAAGCTTGTGGGGCAGCGCGGCGCGGAAGCTTGTCCGGCGGCTAGATCAAGGAGCGTGCCGCTCTAATACCATGTAGAACTCGATAGAGAGAGATTGATGAAATATGATGGATGGTATTACATTGTGTTAGCTTTTTTTTTAAAATAAACCATAATATATTACACATTTGCACGTCACACAAGTACATCATATAACAACCATACAATGAAACGTATTCATTCATACACACGCGCCAGTACGCAGGGAAACACACACGTACGAGACCGGCCCTACTGTAACTGCAGGACGCAAGAAACTGAAGATATGGAGACGGACACACATTAACACGCACTGGGAAGGTCGTTACGAAGCCGGCATGCATGCACGCATGCAAACAAACCGTACCCTTGTCTACGCGACGACGGGGACAAAGGGCGTGGCGAGGAGCAtcagcggcgtgcggcggcgcacgCCAAGGCCAGGCGCCTCCTCCATGTCCACCTCGGCGACCCCCTCTGGCAGTGACCAGTCGAAGTGGTAGAGCAGGGTGACGAGGGCGAGCTCCATGCTGGCCAGCCCGTAGTTGAACCCGGGGCACATCCTACGGCCAGCGCCGAAAGGGAGGAACTCGTAGTTGCTGCCGGTGAAGTCCACGGTGCCGTCCTCGAACCGCTCTGGCTGGAACTCCTCGGCGTCATCCCAATACCTGGGGTCCCGCCCGATGGCCCACGCGTTGATCACCACACGCGACTTGGCCGGGATCGTGTACCCTTCTAGCTCGCACACGTCGATGCTCTCTCGGGGCACCAGCAGCGGCGCCGGCGGGTGCAGCCGCAGCGCCTCCTTGATCACCAGCTTTAGGTACCGAAGCTCGCTTGCCTGCAAGTTGGCCTCCGTCACCACGGTCTTGCCCTTGAACGCCTCACGAATCTTCCCCTGCAGCTTCTCCATCACCGCCGGGTCCCGCATCATCCCCCACTCCATCGCCGACGCCGACGTCCCTGTCCCGCCAGCGAACATGTCTAGGATGATGGCCTTGATCTTGCTGTTGTCGAGGTGGAAACCGAAGCCACCTTTCCCCTGCAGGCCGATGAGCACATCCGTGAGGTTCTCATCCACGTTCTCGGTGGCGCCGGCCTTGATCTTCTCGGCGCGGGCGACGTTCCGCTCATTGATGATCTCTTCTAGGATGGTGTCCACTGTCGTGTGGATGCCGTTGAGGCTGCGTTTCATGCCGGTGATGGTGGCTAGCACGGTGGTCAATGTCGGGAACAGGTCGGGGATGTTGAAGCCGCTCGCCAAGCCCACACCGGACTTGATGGCTGCCATGAACTCCGCCgcgttcttcctcttcttcccgaaTGTCGCCCGTGCAACAATGCTGTTGGTAATGCTGTGGAACATCACGCTTAGATTCACCGGTGTTGACGGCCCCGCCGCGCGAATCTGCTCCACCCGTATCCCCACCTGCAGGCACATGCGATCCAGCGACTAAATTAATCCCTGTTCATTAATCTAGATGTAATCCACAAAGATTAAAACATGTGTAAGGGCAAGAGCATGTACAATAGAGAGTGCACGTCTTTTTTAGCAGCTCACATCATCTAGAGAAGAAAATAAATATAAGTGATATAATACATTTTTTTAATTATCTCTAGCAGTTAAAAGAATTAATTTAATTTTAGTAGAAAATTGTGTTGATAAAAAAGACATAATATAATGGAGGAAATAGTCTTTTTTATTTTCTAAGTGATGATTCCGTAGCTAGGGGAAGCCGACCTTCTTGATTTTCAATTATCTAGCTCAGTGGCCCTCACAAATGTAAGGGCATCATCTTTAATTTATATTTCCTCCCCTCCCTTCCTAAATTTAAGCCATATAGTTTCTGGCACGAAAATTAAAGAACATATATTTAGAAAAAAATTACACCATGTTTGGCTAGGTTTAACCGTAGAAAATTGAGATGAGCTAATAGAGGACTTTGCAGAAGATAAGGAAACCAAATTAAATCCCTAAAATTATTGTCCATACAAGCGGAATAACGCAATACACCTTATATTCTGGATTTTTTTTCTCAAAGTAGTACTTCAtccaatccataataagtgtcgtgtTTTTGTTCATTTTTAGTCAAATTTAAATTAAAACTACAACACTTTATTATAAATTGGAGAAAGTAATATATTAATTATCTTATTGAAATGGAATTTTCTCTTACCCTCTTTGTGGAAAATAAAATATGGTTCATAAAATCAGAGGAAATTTTCTTATATAAATATTTATTTGTGAATGAAATATGTAAAAATGTCTAGTAAATAATATATATATGGACATTTATATGTGCCATTAGGATTAATATGGTTCTAGTGACAACAAATTTCATGGTCAATAAAAAACATGGAAAGCTTAATTTAATCATCTTTAGTTTGTGGGCGAATAATTACTACCACATTGTTCCGACCATTTCGATATTAAACATGAAATGGTGATATCAAGGTGTAAATTCTAACATGGAATTTACCAATCTCTATTGTTCTAAATCAAACTTAAAATCGTAAGCAATAATCACAAATTTCAAAAGTGTATGTGTTTTAGGTGTTGTTTCCCAGGTGTACATAGTAGGAATATACACCTTTAGAACAAGAAATTGGACTCCACCGTGAGATCTGTAGTTCTGTACTGAAATTTATGGATGAAATGAAGATGTGAGGAATTTGTTGACTTCAACAAATTAGCTTGGCAGAGTTACTTCTCGGGAATTATTTTTGTTCCAAAATGTCTTATTAGATACCTGAATGATGTATGCCTTATAAGCTCTT
It includes:
- the LOC127302978 gene encoding premnaspirodiene oxygenase → MDELFLLSVLLAAAAVALLQVLKVALNPVSDRAPPGPWKLPVIGSMHHLVNVLPHRALKDLADVHGPLMMLQMGQTPLVVASSKETARLVLKTHDTNFATRPKLLAGEIVGYEWSDIVFSPSGDYWRKLRQLCVAEILSPKRVLSFCHIREDEVGIRVEQIRAAGPSTPVNLSVMFHSITNSIVARATFGKKRKNAAEFMAAIKSGVGLASGFNIPDLFPTLTTVLATITGMKRSLNGIHTTVDTILEEIINERNVARAEKIKAGATENVDENLTDVLIGLQGKGGFGFHLDNSKIKAIILDMFAGGTGTSASAMEWGMMRDPAVMEKLQGKIREAFKGKTVVTEANLQASELRYLKLVIKEALRLHPPAPLLVPRESIDVCELEGYTIPAKSRVVINAWAIGRDPRYWDDAEEFQPERFEDGTVDFTGSNYEFLPFGAGRRMCPGFNYGLASMELALVTLLYHFDWSLPEGVAEVDMEEAPGLGVRRRTPLMLLATPFVPVVA